A region of the Andreesenia angusta genome:
TGACTTCTTTTGTGAAAAAGATAAACAAGAAGCATAAGGCTGATATATCGCTTTACAATATAGAAAACCTGGAGACGATGGAGAAGTTTCTAGAGGAATTCAACGCTTAAAGGAGGAGTTATCATGGAATGCTTGAGTTTAGAGGGAAAAGTATCGCTTGTGACAGGAGGAGCTAGAGGACTCGGAAAGTCGATAGCGCTTAAGCTTGCAAGCCTTGGGTCGGACGTAGTTATAAACGACATAGGCGGAGAAGAATCTGCAATGGAAACAATCTCAGAGATAGAGTCTATGGGAAGAAAGGCTGTCTACATAAAGGCCGACATATCCAAGTTCGAAGAGGCCAAGTCGCTTGTAGAGCAATCTGTAGAGCAGATAGGCAAGATAGATGTGCTTGTGAACAACGCAGGCATCACAAGAGACAACCTCATAATGAGGATGTCGGAAGAGGACTTTGATGCAGTTATAAACGTAAATCTGAAAGGTACTTTCAACGTCAGCAAAGCCGCTATAAGAGGCATGCTGAAGACGAAGAACTGTTCTATAATAAACGTTTCGTCTGTTGTTGGAGTTGCAGGAAACGCCGGACAGACAAACTATGCAGCTTCCAAGGCTGGTGTAATAGGCTTTACGAAGTCGCTTGCCAAAGAAGTTGCCAAGAAAAATGTAAGAGTGAACGCTGTGGCACCTGGCTTTATAGAGACGGACATGACAGACAAACTGCCTGAAGAGATAATAGAGGGATACAAGCAAAATATACCGCTTGGAAGCCTAGGGTCACCTGAGGACGTATCAAACACTGTGGCTTTCCTGGCGAGCGATATGTCAAAATATATCACTGGACAGGTAATAGTTGTAGATGGTGGATTGTTTATTTAGGATAAATTTATTATAATAGAATAAGCTGTGGAAGGAGGTGCATACTATGGTATTCGAAAAAGTAAAAAAGCTTATATCAGAACAACTTGATGTTGAAGAAAGTGAGATACAATTAGAGTCTTCATTCCAAGGAGATCTAGAGGCGGATTCATTAGACGTAGTTGAACTTATAATGGCTATAGAAGACGAGTTCGATATAGAGATTCCAGATGAGGAAGCTGAGAAAATATTGACAGTTAAAAATGCCGTTGACTATATAGAGCAGAACCAATAGTCGATGGAGTATTTTAAGGCCCCATATGGGGCCTTAAAATAAATACCATAGTGATGGAGGAAGAATATGAACAGAAGAGTAGTCATAACTGGACTTGGTGTACTTAGCCCTATAGGAAATGGAAAAGAATCCTTCTACCAAGCGCTTAGAGCAGGAAAATCTGGAATAGGCAAAATAACGAGATTCGACACGGAGGCTTTTTCTACAAAGATAGCTGGAGAAGTCAAAGACTTCAATCCTGAAGAACATATAGATAAAAAAGAACTCAAGAAGATGGACAGATACACTCAATTCGCGGTAATCGCCAGCAAGATGGCGGTTGAAGACGCAGCCCTTGACCTTGACAGTATAGACAGAGAAAGATTCGGGGTGGTGCTTGGATCGGGAACTGGCGGAATGGAGACTTTCGAAGAGCAGTACGCCAAGTACATGGAGAAGGGACCTAGAAGAATCAGCCCGTTCTTTATACCTATGATGATAACCAACATGGCGGCAGGGCAGGTTTCGATCTACCTTGGAGCTAGAGGGATAAATGAGACGATTGTCACAGCTTGCGCATCTGCGACTCACGCTACAGGAGACGCTTTCAAGGCGATACAGAGAGGCGCTGCAGACATAGTCATAGCTGGAGGGACTGAAGCACCGCTTACACCTATGTCTCTTGGAGGATTCTCGGCTATGAAGGCGCTTTCGACTAGAAACGACGAGCCTGAGAGAGCAAGCAGACCTTTCGACAAGGAGAGAGACGGATTTGTAATGGCTGAAGGAGCTGGAGTGCTTGTGCTTGAAGAGCTAGAGCATGCGCTTGCAAGAGGAGCCAAGATATACGGGGAGATGCTGGGTTACGGAATGACTTCCGACGCAAACCACATAACTACGCCGGCAGAGAACGGAGAGGGAGCTTACAGGGCCATGAAGATAGCTGTAGAGGATGCTGGCATAAAGCCTTCTGATGTGGACTACATAAACGCCCACGGAACTTCTACAGAGTACAACGACAAGTACGAGACTGCGGCCATAAAGACGCTTTTCGGGGAGAGCTTGGACAAGCTTAAAGTCAGCTCTACAAAGTCGATGACAGGACATCTCCTAGGAGCTGCTGGAGGAGTAGAGGCTTGCGTCTGCGCACTTGCAGTCAGCGAGAGCTACATCCCTCCTACTATAAACTACGAAAACCCTGACGAGTCTTGCGACTTGAACTACGTTCCAAACGTAGGGATAGAGCAGGAAGTCAACTACACGCTTTCCAACTCGCTTGGATTCGGGGGGCATAATGCCACTATAGTTATAGGAAAATATAGAGGATAATATAACGAAAAGGTCTCAGCCAATAGAGGCCTTTTTCTTTTTTGTATATGTTTTGAAAGCGCGTTTGTGATAAGATATTAAGGAAAATAATAATGGCGATGTAAAGAGTTTAAGCACTTGAATTTTTTACACCGCTATTACATCTGGAGGTAGAAATGAACAGAGTAATAAAGTTTCAAGAGAGGATAAGCTACAGGTTCAACGATATGGACACTGCAAGGACCGCTCTCACACACAGCTCGTACGCCAACGAGAGAAAGGGAAAGAACATAAGCTACAACGAGAGGCTGGAGTTTCTAGGTGACTCTGTGCTTGGCATAGTTGTAAGCGACTATATATTCAAGGAGTGTCCGAACAGGCCTGAGGGGGAGCTCACAAAGCTGAGAGCCACCATAGTCTGCGAGGGGGCCCTTGCCATAGGGGCTAGGGAAGCTGAGCTTGGAAAGTACCTCTACCTTGGAAAAGGGGAAGAGTATACAGGAGGAAGGAACAGGGACTCGGTGCTGGCAGACGCATTCGAGGCCGTTATAGGTGCGCTCTATCTAGACGGAGGTATTGAGCACTCAAGGGATTTCATATTCAAGTACCTGGGAGGAGTTATAGGGAGGGCGCTTTCAGGAGAGGATCTATTCAAGGACTACAAGACGCAGCTTCAGGAGCTGCTTCAACGGGACAGCAGCGTGAAGATAGAGTACAGGCTAGAGCGGGAGGACGGTCCGGACCACAGCAAGCTGTTCTACACAGGTGTCTACGTAGACGATGACTTGAAGGGAATAGGCTCTGGGAAGAGCAAGAAAGAGTCTGAGCAGAATGCGGCCAAAGAGGCGCTTTCCAAGGAGAGCGAAGATGAGTAAGAGAAACTATATAATACCTATTTTCGTGCCTCACACAGGCTGCCCGAACGACTGCATCTTCTGCAACCAGAGAAAGATAACGGGAAAGAGCACAGACTTGACTGCGGGAGAGATAGTCGAGAGGATAGAGAGCTACCTTGAGACGCTTCCTTCCGAGAACAGGACGCTTGAGATAGCCTTTTTTGGCGGAAGCTTCACCGGGATAGATATGGATATACAGAGGGAGTTTCTGGACGTGGCCTACAGCTACAAGCAGAGAGGCGTAGTGGACAAGATAAGGCTCTCTACAAGGCCTGACTATATAGATGTGGAGAGGCTAGAGCTTCTTAAGTCCAGAGGAGTGGACATAATAGAGCTCGGAGTGCAGTCTATGGACAGCGAAGTGCTTGAGAAGAGCTACAGGGGGCATACAAGAGAGCATGTGGTGGAGGCCGCCAAACTTATAGCGGAGTACGGCTTTACGCTGGGGCTTCAGATGATGGTGGGGCTTCCAGGGGATAGTTTTGAGAAGAGCATAGAGACTGCAAGAGAGATAATAGCCCTCAAGCCTCAGATAGCCAGAATATACCCAACGCTTGTGATAGTGGAGACAGAGCTTGAAAACGAGTACAGAAACGGGAACTACTCTGCGCTCAGTTTAGAGGAGGCCGTTTACAGGTCGAAGTACATACTCTACCTACTAGAGAGTGCGGGAATTCAGGTCATAAGGGTTGGACTTCAGCCAAGCGACAACATAAGCGAAGGCGGAGACATAGTAGCAGGACCTTTCCATCCGGCCTTCAGACAGCTTGTAGAAGGCGAGATATACTACGATATAGTTGACAACTACCTCTCGGGGAAAGAGCAGACAGA
Encoded here:
- a CDS encoding elongator complex protein 3 translates to MSKRNYIIPIFVPHTGCPNDCIFCNQRKITGKSTDLTAGEIVERIESYLETLPSENRTLEIAFFGGSFTGIDMDIQREFLDVAYSYKQRGVVDKIRLSTRPDYIDVERLELLKSRGVDIIELGVQSMDSEVLEKSYRGHTREHVVEAAKLIAEYGFTLGLQMMVGLPGDSFEKSIETAREIIALKPQIARIYPTLVIVETELENEYRNGNYSALSLEEAVYRSKYILYLLESAGIQVIRVGLQPSDNISEGGDIVAGPFHPAFRQLVEGEIYYDIVDNYLSGKEQTEGLELAISADASKISEIAGQGGVNKKRLIQKYGLGNISISPASLGKDRLELDLGGESCILDRSAVLDIIYREKLNREV
- the rnc gene encoding ribonuclease III, whose protein sequence is MNRVIKFQERISYRFNDMDTARTALTHSSYANERKGKNISYNERLEFLGDSVLGIVVSDYIFKECPNRPEGELTKLRATIVCEGALAIGAREAELGKYLYLGKGEEYTGGRNRDSVLADAFEAVIGALYLDGGIEHSRDFIFKYLGGVIGRALSGEDLFKDYKTQLQELLQRDSSVKIEYRLEREDGPDHSKLFYTGVYVDDDLKGIGSGKSKKESEQNAAKEALSKESEDE
- the fabF gene encoding beta-ketoacyl-ACP synthase II, coding for MNRRVVITGLGVLSPIGNGKESFYQALRAGKSGIGKITRFDTEAFSTKIAGEVKDFNPEEHIDKKELKKMDRYTQFAVIASKMAVEDAALDLDSIDRERFGVVLGSGTGGMETFEEQYAKYMEKGPRRISPFFIPMMITNMAAGQVSIYLGARGINETIVTACASATHATGDAFKAIQRGAADIVIAGGTEAPLTPMSLGGFSAMKALSTRNDEPERASRPFDKERDGFVMAEGAGVLVLEELEHALARGAKIYGEMLGYGMTSDANHITTPAENGEGAYRAMKIAVEDAGIKPSDVDYINAHGTSTEYNDKYETAAIKTLFGESLDKLKVSSTKSMTGHLLGAAGGVEACVCALAVSESYIPPTINYENPDESCDLNYVPNVGIEQEVNYTLSNSLGFGGHNATIVIGKYRG
- the fabG gene encoding 3-oxoacyl-[acyl-carrier-protein] reductase: MECLSLEGKVSLVTGGARGLGKSIALKLASLGSDVVINDIGGEESAMETISEIESMGRKAVYIKADISKFEEAKSLVEQSVEQIGKIDVLVNNAGITRDNLIMRMSEEDFDAVINVNLKGTFNVSKAAIRGMLKTKNCSIINVSSVVGVAGNAGQTNYAASKAGVIGFTKSLAKEVAKKNVRVNAVAPGFIETDMTDKLPEEIIEGYKQNIPLGSLGSPEDVSNTVAFLASDMSKYITGQVIVVDGGLFI
- the acpP gene encoding acyl carrier protein, whose product is MVFEKVKKLISEQLDVEESEIQLESSFQGDLEADSLDVVELIMAIEDEFDIEIPDEEAEKILTVKNAVDYIEQNQ